From one Haloferax marinisediminis genomic stretch:
- a CDS encoding molecular chaperone DnaJ has product MTALVSIDTAAPVPALLAASPLSLPSLAALQAAASSSVSTLLLPSAGLLPGAALLLAVTLLVVVARFGHSWTTWLYALAATVPVVILAAGAVGVPRPLVVDLVGLVAVPLLGAGGFIVDAGRYLFATR; this is encoded by the coding sequence GTGACAGCACTCGTCTCGATAGACACCGCTGCGCCCGTCCCGGCGCTCCTCGCGGCATCGCCCCTGTCGCTGCCGAGTCTGGCCGCACTGCAAGCAGCAGCCTCGTCGTCTGTATCCACCTTGCTCTTGCCGAGCGCCGGCCTCCTTCCGGGGGCCGCACTTCTCCTCGCGGTCACATTACTCGTCGTCGTCGCCCGATTCGGCCACTCGTGGACGACGTGGCTCTACGCGCTCGCGGCCACCGTTCCAGTGGTGATTCTCGCTGCAGGTGCAGTCGGTGTCCCCCGTCCGCTCGTGGTCGACCTCGTCGGCCTCGTCGCCGTCCCGCTCCTCGGTGCCGGTGGCTTCATCGTCGACGCCGGTCGGTACCTCTTCGCGACTCGGTGA
- a CDS encoding DUF1684 domain-containing protein codes for MTDDSWRTELLQHREQKDRYFARDRHSPIPPDQRGLFDGLSYFDPDPELQFELELQEYDDPETITIGTSTDGERDYLVWGHFDFELDGKTYSLDAYRTTPGEDRLWVPFRDETNTKETYGAGRYLDLDAGDRTDDGRWSVDFNYAYSPSCAYSPQFECPLVPMENWLQVRIEAGEKDYDGPAESDSGHGAHGHGHAD; via the coding sequence ATGACCGACGACTCCTGGCGCACAGAACTCCTCCAGCACCGCGAACAGAAAGATCGCTATTTCGCTCGGGACAGGCACTCGCCGATTCCACCCGACCAGCGCGGGTTGTTCGACGGCCTGTCGTACTTCGACCCGGACCCAGAGCTCCAGTTCGAACTCGAACTACAGGAGTACGACGACCCCGAGACGATTACCATCGGAACCTCGACAGACGGCGAACGCGACTATCTCGTCTGGGGGCACTTCGACTTCGAACTCGACGGGAAGACGTACTCGCTCGACGCCTACCGGACGACTCCCGGCGAAGACCGACTCTGGGTTCCGTTCCGTGACGAGACGAACACGAAGGAGACGTACGGTGCCGGCAGATACCTCGACCTCGACGCGGGCGACCGAACCGACGACGGTCGGTGGAGTGTCGACTTCAACTACGCGTACAGTCCGTCCTGTGCGTACTCACCGCAGTTCGAATGTCCACTCGTCCCGATGGAGAACTGGCTGCAAGTCCGCATCGAGGCCGGTGAGAAAGACTACGACGGTCCCGCAGAGTCAGACAGTGGCCACGGCGCGCACGGGCACGGACACGCCGACTGA
- a CDS encoding MBL fold metallo-hydrolase yields the protein MERIRLGNTVFEGLNNAYLIPGDRPTLVDVGVATDSVRQDLSDGLATVGYDVSDLEAIVLTHWHADHTGLAGELQSESGAEVYVHEDDAGIVAGDPAAIADERDIRERRFEEWGIPDEPLEEVTSFLDRHVDLQGEDVDVTRVHDGDRIAAGDGELEVVHLPGHAAGLSAFAFDGDEGREAFVGDVILPKYTPNVGGADLRVDRPLETYLDSLARVADLDFARVWPGHRDPIDDPAGRARVIAEHHRERTERVLSVLDEHGPADAWTVSAHLFGDLSAIHILHGPGEAFAHLDHLVAEGVVEQDGNLYATTGGDVDVDELVPVPETKR from the coding sequence ATGGAACGAATTCGGCTGGGCAACACCGTCTTCGAAGGGTTGAACAACGCCTATCTCATCCCGGGTGACCGACCGACGCTCGTCGACGTCGGTGTGGCGACAGATTCGGTCCGTCAGGACCTCAGCGATGGCCTCGCGACCGTCGGGTACGACGTGTCCGACCTCGAAGCCATCGTACTCACCCACTGGCACGCCGACCACACCGGACTTGCAGGTGAACTCCAGTCTGAGAGCGGCGCCGAAGTGTACGTCCACGAAGACGACGCTGGCATCGTCGCAGGCGACCCCGCGGCCATCGCCGACGAGCGCGATATCCGCGAACGACGGTTCGAAGAGTGGGGAATTCCGGACGAACCGCTCGAAGAAGTGACCTCCTTCCTCGACCGCCACGTCGACCTCCAGGGAGAGGACGTCGACGTGACGCGCGTTCACGATGGTGACCGAATCGCCGCCGGTGACGGCGAACTCGAAGTCGTCCACCTCCCCGGCCACGCCGCCGGCTTGAGTGCGTTCGCCTTCGACGGCGACGAGGGCCGCGAAGCGTTCGTCGGCGACGTGATTCTGCCGAAGTACACGCCGAACGTCGGCGGCGCGGACCTCCGTGTCGACCGCCCGCTCGAAACCTACCTCGACAGTCTCGCCCGAGTCGCCGACCTCGACTTCGCTCGCGTGTGGCCGGGCCACCGCGACCCAATCGACGACCCTGCAGGTCGTGCGCGCGTCATCGCCGAGCACCACCGCGAACGGACCGAACGCGTCCTCTCGGTTCTCGACGAGCACGGACCGGCCGACGCGTGGACGGTGAGTGCACACCTGTTCGGTGACCTCTCTGCCATCCACATCCTCCACGGCCCCGGCGAGGCGTTCGCGCACCTCGACCACCTCGTCGCCGAAGGCGTCGTCGAGCAGGACGGGAACCTGTACGCCACGACTGGTGGCGATGTCGACGTGGACGAACTCGTCCCTGTACCCGAGACGAAACGTTAA
- a CDS encoding DNA-directed RNA polymerase subunit L, with translation MELRVIDKTDEELRIEIGGEDHTFMNVLKGELLQTESITAATYDVNPEQSGGQTDPVLSIKTKAGVDPLDALAEAARGVQDTADNFTAAYEAGIDA, from the coding sequence ATGGAACTGCGGGTCATCGACAAGACCGACGAGGAACTCCGCATCGAAATCGGCGGCGAGGACCACACCTTCATGAACGTGTTGAAGGGTGAACTCCTCCAGACCGAGAGCATCACTGCGGCGACGTACGACGTGAACCCCGAGCAGTCCGGTGGCCAGACGGACCCCGTGCTCTCTATCAAGACCAAAGCGGGCGTCGACCCACTCGACGCACTCGCCGAGGCCGCTCGCGGCGTTCAGGACACTGCCGACAACTTCACGGCAGCCTACGAAGCCGGAATCGACGCGTAA
- a CDS encoding MBL fold metallo-hydrolase → MSSLGDSVRRFRLRGANAYLVVDGDSTVLVDAGTPWDRGRLLAGLADSGLDAGDVDRVLLTHYDLDHVGTLATLGLREDVPIHVAAPDASYLTGQSKPPLRSHKGALQRLSAPLLDRPTNPVEVVSDGDEIGGFTAYRTPGHTPGHTAFVHRRHGVAFVGDMMRERDGKLAPMPWVVAADAAENRRSIREFVARCPPVDVVAMGHGDPIREYGYGSLKRLADRV, encoded by the coding sequence ATGAGTTCGCTCGGCGACAGCGTCAGGCGATTTCGTCTCCGTGGAGCAAACGCATATCTCGTCGTCGACGGGGACAGCACTGTACTCGTCGACGCCGGTACTCCGTGGGACCGCGGTAGACTCTTGGCTGGCCTCGCAGACTCGGGCCTCGACGCGGGTGATGTAGACCGCGTCCTCTTGACGCACTACGACCTCGACCACGTCGGGACACTCGCGACACTCGGCCTTCGAGAAGACGTGCCGATTCACGTCGCAGCGCCTGATGCGTCGTATCTGACCGGTCAGTCGAAGCCACCACTCCGGTCACACAAAGGCGCACTCCAGCGCCTCAGTGCACCACTCCTCGACCGGCCGACGAACCCAGTCGAGGTCGTCTCTGACGGCGACGAAATCGGTGGGTTCACCGCGTACAGAACACCCGGGCATACGCCCGGTCACACCGCGTTCGTCCACAGACGACACGGTGTGGCCTTCGTCGGCGACATGATGCGCGAGCGTGACGGTAAACTCGCCCCGATGCCGTGGGTGGTTGCCGCCGATGCGGCGGAGAACCGACGAAGTATCCGCGAGTTCGTCGCTCGCTGCCCTCCAGTCGACGTGGTGGCGATGGGACACGGCGACCCGATACGTGAGTACGGGTACGGGTCGCTGAAGCGACTCGCCGACCGTGTTTGA
- a CDS encoding uracil-DNA glycosylase family protein has translation MRNVTDRTSNPFDMRPSCDRFVPGYGDANADFHVIGDHPGVHGGVDAGTPFTNDAGKQLQAALEDSGLLETTGDEPVVDKTFMSYLHMCVPDGAPTAHDYTDMERFFDAELRAIAAHVLLPVGAVATEHVLNNYTSVGWKTDIDMESLHGQEIRGSGFLVVPIKDPLEWDDDDHDELVAGLMTLQSTDFRRESDLGRFIPGDDPYLVR, from the coding sequence GTGAGGAACGTAACCGACCGCACGAGCAATCCGTTCGACATGCGCCCGTCGTGTGACCGGTTCGTCCCCGGCTACGGCGACGCCAACGCTGACTTTCACGTCATCGGTGACCACCCCGGCGTCCACGGTGGCGTCGACGCCGGGACGCCGTTTACGAACGACGCAGGCAAGCAACTCCAAGCAGCGCTCGAAGATTCGGGGCTCTTGGAGACGACGGGCGACGAACCAGTAGTGGACAAGACGTTCATGTCGTATCTGCACATGTGTGTCCCAGATGGGGCGCCGACCGCGCACGACTACACTGACATGGAGCGGTTCTTCGACGCCGAACTCCGAGCAATTGCCGCCCACGTTCTCCTCCCCGTCGGCGCAGTTGCGACAGAACACGTCTTGAACAACTACACCTCAGTCGGGTGGAAGACAGATATCGACATGGAATCGCTCCACGGACAAGAGATTCGTGGCAGTGGATTTCTCGTAGTCCCCATCAAAGACCCACTCGAGTGGGACGACGACGACCACGACGAACTCGTTGCCGGCCTCATGACCCTCCAGTCGACAGACTTCCGCCGCGAATCCGACCTCGGTCGGTTCATTCCTGGCGACGACCCGTATCTCGTCAGGTAG
- a CDS encoding DUF4097 family beta strand repeat-containing protein: protein MKDSSRRAFLKGGSALGVAVLAGCAAPTIEAREEETRVVSPAGFDALEIRNINGSVTVEPWAGDDVEVRIIKQGFFTEDLDSAEVDIGGSDTLTIARIVRDEEPGLVVVSFDVRVPAAFPVTHASTSNGFVDIRGTVGDLEVRATNGKIDVRDIDGFVSLATSNGKVTAFDIGGMDGARTTNGGIEVDVPAIRGDTAIESSNGEITTALAGDLNAELVAQTSTGSVDVSRLSLSESTVSRTRVTGTLGTGGPTLTVSTTNGNIELSLLSE, encoded by the coding sequence ATGAAGGACTCCTCCAGGCGGGCGTTTCTCAAAGGGGGCAGCGCTCTCGGTGTCGCAGTGCTTGCAGGGTGTGCTGCGCCCACGATAGAGGCGCGAGAAGAAGAGACACGAGTCGTCTCACCGGCCGGATTCGACGCGTTGGAGATTCGCAACATCAACGGAAGCGTTACTGTCGAACCGTGGGCCGGAGACGATGTCGAGGTTCGTATCATCAAACAGGGGTTCTTCACCGAAGACCTCGACTCGGCAGAGGTCGACATCGGTGGGAGTGACACGCTCACCATCGCCCGAATCGTCCGCGACGAAGAACCGGGCCTCGTCGTCGTCTCATTCGACGTCCGTGTCCCTGCTGCGTTTCCAGTTACCCACGCCTCTACGTCGAATGGGTTCGTCGACATCAGAGGCACGGTCGGTGACCTCGAAGTTCGAGCGACGAACGGAAAAATCGACGTTCGGGACATCGACGGGTTCGTCTCGCTGGCGACCAGCAACGGGAAGGTCACAGCGTTCGACATCGGTGGCATGGATGGTGCGCGCACGACGAATGGGGGTATTGAGGTAGACGTGCCCGCGATTCGCGGCGACACAGCGATCGAATCATCGAACGGGGAGATTACCACCGCACTTGCAGGCGATTTGAATGCCGAACTCGTCGCACAGACATCGACTGGGTCGGTCGACGTGAGTCGTCTCTCACTTTCTGAAAGTACCGTCTCACGCACGCGGGTCACGGGGACACTCGGTACAGGAGGGCCGACGCTCACCGTGTCGACGACTAACGGAAATATCGAGCTATCGCTCTTGTCGGAGTAA
- a CDS encoding DUF5793 family protein, which translates to MRRDYFELDVRDVDWYEEDEPPRQPTVSIDFYGPPEDLRERFSAPGGDVLAAEDLDVALRLQGPINDPETRGVVSVTDRLTGDYVLELNADAVDVLTFIGAAREYGRHSDDEDGHYRVDVAIEGEHFATFEKSMFLVYDADGGLLRGRSLIPSGVEL; encoded by the coding sequence ATGCGGCGTGACTACTTTGAACTCGACGTTCGCGACGTCGATTGGTACGAGGAGGACGAGCCTCCTCGCCAACCGACGGTTTCTATCGACTTTTATGGCCCACCCGAGGACCTCCGAGAACGATTCTCCGCTCCTGGTGGCGACGTCCTCGCTGCCGAGGACTTAGACGTAGCTTTGCGTCTCCAAGGGCCAATCAACGACCCCGAAACACGAGGCGTCGTGAGTGTAACAGACCGATTGACCGGTGACTACGTCCTCGAACTCAACGCCGACGCGGTCGACGTACTGACGTTCATCGGCGCAGCCCGCGAGTACGGCCGACACTCAGACGACGAGGACGGACACTACCGCGTCGACGTGGCCATCGAAGGCGAGCACTTCGCGACGTTCGAGAAGTCGATGTTCCTCGTCTACGATGCAGACGGCGGACTGCTTCGTGGCCGGAGTCTCATCCCCTCTGGCGTCGAACTCTGA